The nucleotide sequence GCCCGCGGCGTGACCGCCTTCGTCGAGGCGCTGCTCGAGTGGCTCGACGTGCTGCTCGTGGCCGCGTTCCTGGGCCCCGCCGCGGCGGGCGTCTACGGCGTGGTCAACCGGTGCATCCGGGTGGGCGCCATGCTCGACCACACCGCGCGCATGGTCACCGGCCCGTCCATCAGCGCCGCGCTGGCGGTCGACGACCTCGCCACCGCCCGCTCCGTGTTCACCCGCACCACCGCCGTGCTCGTGGCCGGCGCCTGGCCCTTCTACCTCACCCTGCTGCTGTTCGGGCCGGTGGTCCTGTCCTTCTTCGGCGAGGGCTTCGAGTCCGGCTACCCCGCGATGCTCGTCATCGCCACCGCCATGCTCCTGGCCGTCTCGGCCGGCGGCGTGCAGTCCCTGCTGCTGATGGCCGGGCGCAGCCGGTGGCAGCTGATGAACAAGTCCGCGGCCCTGGCCGTGGCCGTGGCCCTGAACCTGTGGCTGATCCCGCAGTGGGGCCTCGTGGGAGCCGCCACGGCGTGGGCGGCGTCGGTGCTCACCGACACGGGGCTGGCCCTGTTCCAGTCCGTGCGGCTGCTCGGCATCGCCCCGCGCTGGTCCGTGGTCGGCGCCATCGCCGCGGCCGCGGCCGTGCTCACGGGCGGGGGCGGGCTGGCCGTCCGCGCCCTGCTCGGCACCACCACCACCGGCCTGCTCGTCCACCTCGCGCTGACCGGCCTGCTCGTGGCCGGCGCCGGGGCGGTCCTCGTGCTCCGCGGCCGCGCCGCCGTCCGGGGGACGGACGCCGAGGCGTGTGGTCCGAAGAGACCACGGGATCACCGGGTCCT is from Kocuria rosea and encodes:
- a CDS encoding lipopolysaccharide biosynthesis protein, encoding MSAQPLARSGSLTFAFVVTGAGLAFAATLVVSNASGAAAAGQFFQVVAVLAIATTLSTFGADTGLVRAVPALTARGQGAAVAGVLRIAARPVLVLAAGVAATAAVLTLVPGALPDGVGPAVLLAAPFLVLGAVLNLAFGALRGLHRVPTFSFLQNVVLPSLRVLGVLAVVVAGGGLLALTAAWTAPVAVVAVLALLLLRRCLRDLRDRPGAAPPPEPDQQRRAFWSFSSARGVTAFVEALLEWLDVLLVAAFLGPAAAGVYGVVNRCIRVGAMLDHTARMVTGPSISAALAVDDLATARSVFTRTTAVLVAGAWPFYLTLLLFGPVVLSFFGEGFESGYPAMLVIATAMLLAVSAGGVQSLLLMAGRSRWQLMNKSAALAVAVALNLWLIPQWGLVGAATAWAASVLTDTGLALFQSVRLLGIAPRWSVVGAIAAAAAVLTGGGGLAVRALLGTTTTGLLVHLALTGLLVAGAGAVLVLRGRAAVRGTDAEACGPKRPRDHRVLLWSR